CGTGCCATGTATTTGGCTACATCCGTGTTGTCGATAACACCGAAAGGACGATCATTATTCGGAGCGTACGTATATAGCACAACATCTCCGCCCGTGTGACCGCCAGTGGTCCAGCCGATGCCGGAACGTTTGCTGATCATCGGTCCAACCGTATAATTGAGGCTGCCAGGACTGGCCGCTTTAATGGCAGCGATTTCCTCGGAAGTCAGGTCGGTAATGCCATAGTATTGCTTCATCACAGCTTTGATATTAGTTCGTTTGGCATTCAGCTTGGTTTCCAAACCTTCGCCTGTCAGCTTGGCCTTTTTCAGAGGTCCGATAAATGTGGACAACGGTTCTTTATCATAAGTGCCTGTAGTTGAGGCATTGCCGATAGTCAATCCACCGTTCTGGTGGTCCGTAACAGCGACAACAACGGTTTCTTGATCTTTTTTGGCAAAATCCGTGGCTACTTTGACGGCATCGTCGAACGCCAGCACATCACTGATAATGCCGATTGGATCGTTGGCATGTGCTGCCCAGTCGACCTTGCTGCCCTCAACCATCAGGAAGAAACCATCTTCATCTTTGGAAAGAACCTCGATCGCTTTAGTTGTCATCTCGGCGAGGCTTGGCTGTTTAGCTGGATCACGATCCATATTGTAAGCCATGCCTGCCGGGGCAAACATGCCCCACAGCTTGCCTGAAGTGGAAGCTTTCATCGCTGCCGGAGTAGTCACATAGTCGTAGCCCAGTGCCTTGATGGATGAGACCAGGTTTTCGCCATCTTTGCGTCCGGCAGGCTCCAAATAGCTGCTTCCTCCGCCAAGAACAACGTCCATACCGTTATAGACCTGCTGTTTGCTCAGTGCATCATAGTTTTTGCGATCCGGATAGTGGGCCGAGAAGTCAGCCGGTGTGGCGTGCATAATTTCAGATGTCGCAATGATGCCAGTTGCTTTGCCTGCCAGTCTGGATGCTTCCAGGATAGAAGCGACCGGTTTTTTGGCATCTCCCGGTGCGATGGCTTTTTGTCCAGGCATCGTTGCTTTATCAGGCAGTACTCCGACATACCCTGTATGTGATTTATGACCTGTAGCAAAGGCTGTTCCCGCAGGGGCCGAGTCCGCAATCGGCGCATCCGCAGAGTGTGTACGAACCATGCCACTAGCCATGGAGTCCAATGTAAGAGAGGAACCCTTGTACCAACGGGCCAGAGCGGTGGCATCGTTAGCCATACCGTCAGGAATGAGTATGATGACATTTTTGATTGGTGAACCAGAAGTTGTTGAGATGGTGTCTTCCCCAGCCCAAGCTGCACTACTGCCTCCCAGCGTAGCCGTAACAATCGTCGTTACCGCGAGCATCATTTTGGCCGCACGGGTATTGAATCGGTTTAACATGAACACATCCTCCTAATAATATGTATAGTTTGGTATCCAAAACCCAGTGTATACAATGAATGATAAGTGAGCGTATGCACTGGATTAACTAAATGTAAAGTTTACGATTAGGGAGAAGGAATCGA
Above is a window of Paenibacillus sp. E222 DNA encoding:
- a CDS encoding alkaline phosphatase; its protein translation is MLNRFNTRAAKMMLAVTTIVTATLGGSSAAWAGEDTISTTSGSPIKNVIILIPDGMANDATALARWYKGSSLTLDSMASGMVRTHSADAPIADSAPAGTAFATGHKSHTGYVGVLPDKATMPGQKAIAPGDAKKPVASILEASRLAGKATGIIATSEIMHATPADFSAHYPDRKNYDALSKQQVYNGMDVVLGGGSSYLEPAGRKDGENLVSSIKALGYDYVTTPAAMKASTSGKLWGMFAPAGMAYNMDRDPAKQPSLAEMTTKAIEVLSKDEDGFFLMVEGSKVDWAAHANDPIGIISDVLAFDDAVKVATDFAKKDQETVVVAVTDHQNGGLTIGNASTTGTYDKEPLSTFIGPLKKAKLTGEGLETKLNAKRTNIKAVMKQYYGITDLTSEEIAAIKAASPGSLNYTVGPMISKRSGIGWTTGGHTGGDVVLYTYAPNNDRPFGVIDNTDVAKYMARVLDLDLDSVSKQLFVPAKQAFTAKGATYKLDLTDAKNPKILVTKGSTKLELQIYTNIALVNGKKTTLDGVIVYNGVEAFVSQDAIELIQ